The sequence TGGAATAGCCTGTTTTGGAGAGATACTCGGGATTTGCGTAGATGTATTTGTCTTTGTAAATGTAGATGCCCGCAAATGAGTTTTCTGTGAGAATACGGAAAAGCTGTTCAGTCTCGGCGAGTTTTTTGACCTGTTTGTCGGCGGGAGAGCTAACGTCAAAGGTCACCATACAGGCGCTTCTGCCCTCAAAATCTATACTTCTTATCTCGCTTTTCAGCGCTGCGAGCGCACCTGAGGCGGTCTGGAAATTGAATTCGCCACCCATTTCACAGTCATAAATCTCTTCAAAAAGGCATGAGCTGAGCAGTTTTGAATCAACAGGAAAAATCTCGCTGGGGTCTTTGCCTTCAAGACTTCCGGCAGGATAGCCAAGTGCTTTTTCAGCGGCTGAGTTACAGTAAATAACCTTACCGTTAAAAACAAGAATGCCTTTTCCGATGGAATCAATAACGGAAAGAAGCAGAGCAGCATTATTTCCTGAAGAACAATTTTCACCAATCATTAAAAATGTTCCGTCCTAAAAGCTGATTTCACATTATTATAACAATATTATATATGATGTACAGTGTTTTTAATTGCTTATAATGAATTTTTTGAACCTGATAAAAACTTTTATTGTTAACAAGTACCTTTTTCAACATATGTTCTGTATTTTTTGAATTAAGATTTATAAAAATCAACAAAAAAAAGGGGTGTCCGACGGACACCCCTCTAGGCATAAGCCTGTTTAATCCTACATTGCAGCTTTTGCGAGTTCTGCGCCTGCTGCGAGTGCTTTTCTGTTGAGCTCTTCCGTTCCTTTGGGAACGCGGCTGAGAACCGCTTTCTCAAGAGTGGCAGGGTCAACAAGATTGCAAATAGTGTTGAGCGCACCGAGAGTTACAACGTTTGCAACCATAGCTTTGCCCACTTTTTCAGCGGCTGTGACGATTATGTCGAGACCGATAATCTTGAATTTCCCTTCGGGAGCTTTTTTAACCATGAGGTTGTCAACTATGAGAAGACCTGTGTCTTTAAGGTCTTTGCAGTATTTTTCAGCAGCTTCCTGAGTAAGAGCCACAACAACATCAGGATTCATAACCTTGGGGTAGTAGATAGCCTCATCACTGATGATGACCTCTGCCTTGCTCGCGCCGCCCCTTGCTTCAGGTCCGTATGACTGGGACTGGATGGCTTTTT is a genomic window of Geovibrio thiophilus containing:
- a CDS encoding 2-oxoacid:acceptor oxidoreductase family protein, with translation MARSEIRLSGSGGQGMITAGIILAMAASVYEGKKAIQSQSYGPEARGGASKAEVIISDEAIYYPKVMNPDVVVALTQEAAEKYCKDLKDTGLLIVDNLMVKKAPEGKFKIIGLDIIVTAAEKVGKAMVANVVTLGALNTICNLVDPATLEKAVLSRVPKGTEELNRKALAAGAELAKAAM